A window of the Lactuca sativa cultivar Salinas chromosome 5, Lsat_Salinas_v11, whole genome shotgun sequence genome harbors these coding sequences:
- the LOC111903517 gene encoding glutamyl-tRNA(Gln) amidotransferase subunit A, chloroplastic/mitochondrial, with amino-acid sequence MEEEAMEGDDRDVMLACIISGTLFSFLGLASFVILWAVNWQPWRIYRTWSLYTVTLFVRDADNFRTKACERGFQLDGFSQQGFMDEAYKLYYVLASFESSSNLSRYDGIRYGNQIVSDELSSLYGGSRANGLGPEVKRRILMGTYALSAGYYDAYYKRAQQVRTVVQKSFKAALDEHDILISPAAPSAAYKIGEKKNDPLAM; translated from the exons ATGGAGGAAGAAGCCATGGAAGGGGATGACAGGGATGTAATGTTGGCATGCATAATATCGGGAACCCTTTTCTCTTTCTTGGGGTTGGCTTCTTTTGTGATACTTTGGGCTGTTAATTGGCAGCCATGGCGGATATACAG AACATGGTCACTCTATACTGTGACATTATTTGTGCGTGATGCTGACAATTTTCGAACCAAGGCATGCGAAAGAGGGTTTCAA CTTGATGGCTTCTCCCAACAAGGGTTCATGGATGAAGCTTATAAGCTATACTATGTTCTTGCTTCATTCGAATCTTCTTCAAACTTGTCTCGTTATGATGGTATTAG ATATGGTAACCAAATTGTTTCTGATGAGCTAAGTTCCCTTTACGGGGGTTCACGTGCTAATGGCTTAGGTCCAGAGG taaaaaggaGGATTTTGATGGGGACATATGCCCTTTCAGCAGGTTATTATGATGCCTATTACAAGCGAGCTCAGCAG GTGAGAACTGTAGTCCAGAAAAGCTTCAAGGCAGCATTAGATGAACATGATATTCTAATTTCACCTGCAGCTCCATCTGCAGCATATAAAATTG GTGAAAAGAAAAATGATCCATTGGCAAT GTGA